In a single window of the Gossypium hirsutum isolate 1008001.06 chromosome A13, Gossypium_hirsutum_v2.1, whole genome shotgun sequence genome:
- the LOC107935206 gene encoding protein SSUH2 homolog: FYVLQLPSKKFCPINHQLSAPLQHCNCQRKSMEQPLLSEKRSETEESERLRSYQYVGRTGSVIPTTSLAGAEVSIKEIRSATSFSGHYPPSIHAPFINSPEPLPNEEAILHQGPYTTDYGTYSNDFRRQLLDEVEIRELLIDHVGHRCCWGSRPARTWKIHAVEDCNVYVGTLETFLEERELVSETEPYHGGNIDGKDKGPELGLWDLDLRSQFPALYVPYKETRVKILRSETVEKCSGCAGRGDIACPTCNADQEPGFYKQNQMSRCPACYGRGLIAHRDGSDTICTNCDGKGKIPCATCGSRGLLQCKTCHGSGSLSTLKIAIIKWKTLSTRKVSVTSGAALVPDEIFHRAKGVQLCNTQASQCSPAFFADSFFLNQFSFDVIQDRPFIPPTAWVICERHMISVVPVTRVTMSRHRQFFSFYIVGLSREVYLKDYYPARFCWGLCPCLEWLKT, encoded by the exons ttttatgttctCCAGCTTCCTTCCAAGAAATTTTGCCCCATTAATCATCAGTTATCTGCACCATTGCAGCACTGCAATTGCCAACGAAAATCTATGGAACAGCCTCTTCTCTCAG AGAAAAGAAGTGAAACTGAAGAGAGCGAGAGGTTGCGGTCGTATCAGTACGTGGGGAGAACTGGGTCGGTGATTCCAACAACTTCTTTGGCGGGAGCGGAAGTTAGTATCAAAGAGATTCGGTCAGCCACTTCATTTTCCGGCCATTACCCGCCATCCATTCACGCTCCTTTTATCAACTCCCCCGAGCCCCTTCCTAACG AGGAAGCTATCCTTCATCAAGGTCCTTACACAACAGACTATGGCACATACTCCAACGATTTTCGGAG GCAATTATTGGACGAGGTAGAGATACGAGAATTGCTCATCGATCATGTTGGCCATCGATGCTGTTGGGGGAGTCGTCCTGCTCGAACATGGAAGATCCATGCTGTTGAGGATTGCAATGTTTACGTGGGGACTCTAGAAACTTTCTTAGAGGAGAGGGAATTAGTCAGCGAAACAGAACCTTACCATGGTGGGAACATTGATGGAAAGGATAAAGGTCCTGAACTTGGTCTTTGGGACTTGGATCTAAGATCACAATTCCCTGCTCTCTATGTACCTTATAAGGAAACACGAGTCAAGATTCTTCGTAGTGAGACCGTTGAGAAATGTTCAG GTTGTGCAGGACGAGGAGATATTGCATGTCCAACATGCAATGCGGACCAGGAACCTGGATTTTACAAGCAAAATCAGATGTCCCGGTGCCCTGCTTGCTATGGACGGGGATTAATTGCTCACAGAGATGGATCAGACACTAT ATGCACAAATTGTGATGGAAAAGGAAAGATTCCTTGTGCAACTTGTGGATCTCGTGGCTTACTACAATGTAAAACATGTCATGGAAGTGGTTCTCTGTCGACTCTCAAAATTGCCATTATTAAATG GAAGACACTTTCAACTCGAAAAGTAAGTGTAACAAGTGGAGCAGCATTGGTGCCGGATGAGATTTTCCATAGGGCTAAAGGGGTTCAGTTGTGCAACACCCAGGCATCTCAGTGCAGTCCAGCCTTTTTTGCTGATTCTTTCTTCCTCAACCAGTTCTCTTTTGATGTTATCCAAGACAGGCCTTTTATACCTCCTACAGCCTGGGTCATATGCGAGAGACATATGATCTCAGTGGTGCCGGTGACACGTGTCACCATGTCTCGTCATCGTCAATTTTTCAGCTTCTACATCGTTGGATTAAGCCGGGAGGTGTACTTGAAGGACTACTATCCTGCTAGGTTTTGCTGGGGCTTGTGTCCTTGCCTGGAATGGTTGAAGACGTAG